One genomic segment of Rhizobium oryzihabitans includes these proteins:
- a CDS encoding GSCFA domain-containing protein encodes MHPYKSLPQYTRWSHSVAGVAYSDLNPIAAFPFKIGYTDKVATAGSCFAQHIAKRLRTNGYNYFVTEPGHHYANTELLNKYNYQVYSARYANIYTTRQLLQLIERAYDDRRPLDGWWRLPNGRFVDPLRPTIEPRGFSSLEELEADRERHLKAVRRMFQELDVFVFTLGLTEAWHDKLDGTVFPVCPGVAGGQFNPERHQFVNFRVLDIVSDLRESIKRIQSLNCKARIILTVSPVPLVATAEDRHVLVSNTYSKSALRVACEEISAEFSGAVAYFPSYELIVGSFNKGRYFAPDLRTVTVEGVDHVMRVFMESVSSEGSVRQIVDVADAQAGKTLATLNEQQRLVCEEELLELSRSHTNAKQQS; translated from the coding sequence ATGCATCCTTACAAAAGTCTTCCACAATACACACGCTGGAGCCACTCGGTAGCAGGAGTGGCCTATTCCGACCTTAATCCTATCGCTGCGTTCCCCTTTAAAATTGGTTATACCGACAAAGTGGCGACGGCCGGTAGCTGCTTTGCGCAACATATTGCAAAGAGACTCAGGACAAATGGGTATAACTACTTTGTTACGGAACCAGGACATCATTATGCCAATACAGAGTTGCTTAATAAATACAATTACCAGGTTTATTCTGCAAGGTATGCCAATATCTACACCACCAGACAACTCCTCCAATTAATTGAACGCGCTTATGATGATCGGAGACCTCTAGATGGGTGGTGGAGGCTTCCCAATGGGCGGTTTGTTGATCCGTTGCGTCCTACTATAGAACCCCGGGGATTTTCATCTCTAGAAGAATTGGAAGCTGATAGGGAACGGCACCTGAAGGCTGTACGACGGATGTTCCAGGAATTGGACGTCTTTGTCTTTACTCTTGGTCTAACGGAAGCATGGCACGATAAGCTCGACGGAACGGTATTCCCAGTTTGTCCAGGTGTTGCCGGAGGTCAATTTAACCCAGAGCGACACCAATTTGTAAATTTCCGAGTGCTCGATATCGTAAGTGACCTAAGAGAATCAATTAAACGGATTCAGTCACTGAACTGTAAGGCACGCATTATTCTGACAGTATCACCGGTTCCATTGGTTGCTACGGCGGAGGACAGGCACGTTCTCGTATCAAACACCTATTCGAAATCTGCATTGAGGGTCGCATGCGAGGAAATATCCGCAGAGTTCTCTGGAGCTGTCGCCTATTTTCCATCCTATGAGCTCATTGTAGGTTCCTTCAACAAAGGAAGGTACTTTGCACCGGATTTGAGAACGGTAACTGTTGAGGGTGTAGACCACGTTATGCGGGTTTTCATGGAGAGTGTGTCAAGCGAGGGTAGCGTTCGTCAAATTGTGGATGTCGCTGATGCACAAGCTGGTAAAACGCTAGCTACTCTCAATGAGCAACAGCGGTTAGTTTGCGAGGAAGAGCTGTTAGAGCTGTCCCGTTCTCATACAAATGCTAAACAACAATCATAG
- a CDS encoding DUF6904 family protein, whose product MSIERIGPGALPQLAQKSRRDPARRDYTSLTWLHEVVHDVNERSPIVKDKEGSFLGLAYDVRKAYERQREVIQPPKHIEEIGVRYGVQILWPVLMLQQRLLRQSLAFLNHTAKTQTIAYALEAVIEDALREDFGAQAGHIIDLWQRLDPAQPEVFEMIDSRGQSFPHGRKRNGRLALRSSFRVSIRCMTASTISD is encoded by the coding sequence TTGTCGATTGAAAGGATTGGTCCCGGTGCTCTCCCACAGCTTGCTCAAAAATCACGCCGGGATCCTGCTCGTCGGGACTACACGTCCCTGACCTGGCTGCATGAAGTCGTCCATGACGTGAATGAGCGCTCGCCGATTGTGAAAGACAAGGAAGGCTCGTTCCTTGGGTTGGCCTACGATGTGCGCAAAGCATATGAGCGGCAGCGCGAGGTTATTCAGCCGCCAAAACATATTGAAGAAATCGGCGTCCGATATGGTGTCCAGATCCTTTGGCCCGTCCTTATGTTGCAGCAAAGGCTGCTGAGGCAATCTCTCGCGTTCCTCAATCATACTGCCAAGACCCAAACCATAGCCTACGCATTGGAGGCCGTCATCGAAGATGCGTTGCGCGAGGATTTTGGTGCGCAGGCGGGGCATATCATCGATCTCTGGCAGCGCCTTGATCCGGCACAGCCTGAAGTGTTCGAAATGATCGACAGTCGAGGGCAATCTTTTCCTCATGGACGAAAGCGCAACGGAAGGCTGGCTTTGCGCAGCTCCTTTCGAGTTTCGATCCGATGTATGACCGCCTCTACGATATCCGATTGA
- a CDS encoding DUF1403 family protein, which yields MNSITKVQIPSVTWSANMPGWTLAYGRDIDEIDAAFAAGIGLKSLDDVIRADPPWLGCWRDRLALKSAAVAARMLDRNEEENALRDAVLLTPANGDPGPAGKLFLATRMLARRTAMPGTAFVRELVELLSIRWDTELSSIADLADVAIQSGRAAPIAIADLVSAIMALRPDAEVLALALADIVLAQKLRWARPVPLLLPVRFGSAFRTIGGRGRVRPGEPAYPKAICLALVSSVEAALQSAADIDRRAARLMAAVPKVRTKGGDTVIQKLLNEDAVPASAPGCNLSRWAATRLFERLESFEAVRELSGRSSFRIYGL from the coding sequence ATGAACTCGATCACCAAAGTGCAAATTCCATCAGTGACATGGTCGGCGAACATGCCGGGCTGGACGTTGGCATATGGCCGTGACATCGACGAAATTGATGCCGCCTTCGCCGCCGGTATCGGCTTGAAATCCCTCGATGATGTGATCCGCGCCGATCCTCCTTGGCTCGGCTGCTGGCGCGACCGCCTAGCCCTGAAATCAGCCGCTGTCGCGGCCCGCATGCTCGATAGGAATGAAGAAGAGAATGCGCTGCGCGACGCCGTTTTGCTGACTCCCGCGAATGGAGACCCGGGACCGGCCGGAAAGCTGTTTTTAGCCACACGAATGCTGGCACGTCGAACAGCGATGCCCGGTACTGCGTTTGTAAGGGAATTGGTCGAGCTTCTGTCTATCCGATGGGACACGGAGCTCTCCTCGATCGCGGATCTCGCCGATGTGGCAATCCAGTCCGGGCGCGCGGCCCCCATTGCGATTGCTGATCTGGTATCCGCGATCATGGCGCTTCGTCCGGACGCGGAGGTCCTGGCTCTGGCTTTGGCAGACATCGTACTGGCCCAGAAGCTGAGATGGGCGCGACCCGTGCCGCTTCTGCTACCTGTACGGTTCGGGTCTGCATTCCGCACGATCGGCGGAAGAGGTCGAGTGCGGCCAGGTGAGCCAGCTTATCCGAAAGCAATTTGTCTGGCGCTGGTCAGCAGTGTCGAGGCGGCGCTTCAATCTGCCGCCGACATTGATCGCCGTGCCGCTCGGTTAATGGCAGCAGTGCCAAAGGTGAGGACCAAGGGGGGCGATACGGTTATCCAAAAGCTCCTCAATGAAGACGCGGTTCCGGCCTCGGCGCCGGGGTGCAATCTGTCACGCTGGGCAGCCACTCGACTGTTTGAGCGGCTGGAGAGTTTCGAAGCGGTGCGGGAACTGTCCGGCCGCTCTTCCTTTCGAATTTATGGGTTATGA
- a CDS encoding type II toxin-antitoxin system Phd/YefM family antitoxin yields MQASTHDDMSWTVAGAKAKLSEVMERAQLAPQTITRNGKPSVVVVSAEEWQKKTARRGSLAEFLLASPLRGADLDIERQHDEPRDLSL; encoded by the coding sequence ATGCAAGCATCAACACACGATGATATGAGCTGGACGGTCGCTGGCGCGAAGGCAAAGCTTTCGGAAGTCATGGAGCGAGCGCAGTTGGCACCCCAGACGATTACCCGCAATGGAAAGCCGAGCGTGGTGGTCGTTTCTGCAGAAGAGTGGCAGAAGAAGACTGCGCGCAGGGGATCACTCGCGGAGTTTCTGTTGGCATCACCTCTGCGTGGTGCCGATCTGGATATTGAGCGGCAACACGATGAGCCACGTGACTTGTCGCTATGA
- a CDS encoding glycosyltransferase family 2 protein → MAHIQVQSVLFNNEADDIKKALRAVSNASRILQKHRNVTVDVVYGDCSPDKPCLSLNDVREMERIHENGGFRYVIFGENLGSAEGHNRLAAGAPEGFILIQNPDVVGQGNYILELLSAFDQSNCGMAEARQLPIEHPKDYDPRTGDTPWATTACALISTEIFRQLNGFDSETFFLYCDDVDFSWRVRLAGRRVLFQPSSVVFHDKRLNIDGSWKPSSAERYYSIEASLLMAYKYSRPDRLNEVLAVCDKYASDEVFARAASNFRSREKIGKLPAQIDPEHKVSEFYNDNYCRHRFVI, encoded by the coding sequence ATGGCGCATATACAAGTACAGAGTGTTTTGTTCAACAATGAAGCCGACGACATTAAAAAAGCTCTTCGAGCTGTTAGCAACGCTTCCCGCATTTTACAAAAGCATCGGAATGTTACTGTTGATGTCGTTTACGGTGATTGCTCTCCGGACAAACCCTGCCTCTCGCTAAACGATGTGAGAGAGATGGAACGTATCCACGAGAATGGTGGATTTCGCTACGTCATTTTCGGTGAGAACCTTGGGTCAGCTGAAGGGCATAACCGGCTGGCAGCCGGCGCACCTGAGGGCTTCATACTCATCCAAAATCCTGATGTTGTTGGTCAGGGAAATTACATTTTGGAGCTACTTTCTGCTTTTGACCAAAGCAATTGCGGGATGGCCGAAGCCCGCCAGCTACCGATTGAGCATCCGAAAGATTATGATCCGAGAACTGGCGATACTCCCTGGGCGACGACTGCATGTGCGTTGATTTCAACTGAGATCTTCCGGCAGCTAAACGGGTTCGACTCAGAGACATTTTTTCTTTACTGCGACGATGTTGACTTCTCTTGGAGAGTGAGATTAGCAGGGAGGAGAGTTTTATTTCAGCCATCTTCAGTTGTATTTCATGATAAAAGACTGAATATTGATGGATCTTGGAAACCCTCTAGTGCGGAAAGGTATTACTCCATTGAAGCGTCTTTATTGATGGCTTATAAGTATTCCCGCCCTGATAGGCTTAATGAGGTGCTCGCCGTCTGTGACAAGTATGCATCTGACGAGGTATTTGCCAGAGCCGCCTCCAATTTTCGGTCTCGAGAAAAGATTGGTAAACTGCCCGCTCAAATTGATCCTGAACATAAAGTTTCAGAGTTTTACAATGATAACTATTGCCGTCATAGGTTCGTGATCTAA
- the scpB gene encoding SMC-Scp complex subunit ScpB translates to MTMRGASAAKTSQRQAKDRQQEVLYDRELEGLPPELRWREWMLRVEAVIFASSEPVSREMLARVVGKECSIDLLVDDLIDELRDRPYELVLVAGGWQHRTRARFAETIRISTAPAKSIAPRLSETESMVLTAVGYFQPITRAELSEIFGKEVSRDTIAGLRDAGFIVSGPRSPTPGAPYTYVTTPRFLSVFGFETLRDLPNIEALEDAGLLSSRGTFDTSNKDLADIASGGQDADEAD, encoded by the coding sequence ATGACGATGAGGGGAGCGAGCGCAGCAAAAACAAGTCAACGCCAAGCGAAAGACCGCCAGCAGGAGGTCCTTTATGATCGTGAGCTCGAGGGACTGCCTCCAGAACTGCGCTGGCGTGAGTGGATGTTGCGGGTAGAGGCGGTGATATTCGCCTCGTCCGAACCGGTCAGCCGCGAGATGCTGGCGCGGGTGGTCGGCAAAGAGTGCAGTATTGATCTGTTGGTTGATGACCTCATCGACGAATTACGAGATCGACCATACGAACTGGTGTTGGTCGCAGGCGGATGGCAGCATCGCACCCGAGCGCGGTTTGCTGAGACAATTCGCATTTCGACCGCTCCGGCGAAATCAATTGCACCACGGCTGTCAGAGACCGAGTCTATGGTGTTGACGGCGGTGGGATATTTTCAGCCGATCACCAGGGCCGAACTGTCGGAGATTTTCGGCAAGGAGGTCAGTCGTGACACGATCGCCGGCCTGCGAGATGCGGGCTTCATCGTATCAGGGCCGAGAAGTCCGACACCCGGTGCGCCTTACACCTATGTGACAACACCCCGATTTCTGTCGGTTTTTGGCTTTGAGACACTGCGTGACCTTCCCAACATCGAGGCACTTGAGGATGCTGGGCTTCTGAGCAGCCGAGGCACGTTCGATACCTCCAACAAAGATCTTGCTGACATCGCCTCCGGTGGACAGGACGCCGATGAGGCCGACTGA
- a CDS encoding glycosyltransferase family A protein: MNVLSFNTTARQPDLQHKSRPTFTVLTRTQGKRLETLQEVFLCLSAQTYLDFEHLVIAHNADDDAIRHIKHLIDNQPSDFRNKIRFERVEGGTRTTPLNIGFSIANGLYVVILDDDDIVFAHWLETFAGIAARKPGALLRAVALRQEFTWATVNGKRAARAISGMYNDYGPDFDFIQHLETNLTPPVSIAFPRYLFAEHGLRFDEALTTTEDWDYIMRCAAYVGVGVSDQITCIYRWWIAAESSREMHSQDEWILNHEVIQNRLNSTPVLLESRSIKTIRNISSKRDEFLRWANSLHHEIEKIKIAEEAVLPPNTDGIQEPRLTKWENLINKKFYVDKKTKLLRRTIIEDSGLFDADWYQATYSDVAQSGVDPLTHFLDCGSRELRSPCKAFNAKAYYVMNRDVQSHRIEPVFHYLLHGKWEGRPLRSHES, translated from the coding sequence ATGAATGTACTCTCATTCAACACGACTGCAAGACAACCGGATCTCCAACACAAAAGCCGACCGACCTTCACGGTACTCACCCGAACCCAGGGCAAGCGACTAGAGACCTTACAAGAGGTCTTTCTCTGCCTCTCTGCGCAGACATATTTAGATTTCGAACATCTAGTAATCGCGCACAATGCCGATGATGATGCGATTCGGCATATAAAGCATCTAATTGATAATCAACCCAGCGACTTCCGAAATAAGATCCGTTTTGAGAGGGTTGAAGGGGGTACGAGAACAACACCATTAAATATCGGATTTTCAATCGCGAACGGACTATACGTCGTGATATTAGATGATGACGACATCGTTTTCGCCCACTGGTTGGAAACATTTGCCGGAATCGCCGCTAGGAAACCTGGTGCTTTGTTGCGAGCGGTTGCCCTACGTCAGGAGTTTACATGGGCGACTGTTAACGGCAAGCGAGCTGCACGTGCCATCAGCGGCATGTATAATGATTACGGTCCTGACTTTGATTTTATTCAGCATCTCGAAACGAATTTAACCCCGCCTGTTTCAATAGCATTTCCACGCTACCTTTTCGCTGAACACGGGCTTCGCTTTGACGAAGCGCTTACCACTACAGAAGACTGGGATTACATTATGAGGTGTGCGGCGTATGTTGGCGTAGGCGTATCCGATCAAATCACATGCATCTATCGATGGTGGATTGCTGCGGAAAGTTCGAGAGAAATGCATTCCCAGGATGAATGGATCTTGAACCACGAAGTGATCCAAAATCGGCTTAATAGCACGCCGGTACTTCTCGAGTCGAGATCTATAAAAACAATCCGTAATATATCAAGTAAACGGGACGAATTTTTAAGGTGGGCCAATTCTTTACATCACGAAATTGAAAAAATTAAGATTGCAGAAGAGGCAGTTCTTCCTCCTAATACGGATGGGATACAAGAGCCGCGTTTAACTAAGTGGGAAAATCTCATAAACAAAAAGTTTTACGTCGATAAAAAAACTAAGCTACTTAGGCGAACGATAATTGAAGATTCGGGTTTGTTTGACGCCGATTGGTATCAAGCCACCTACTCAGATGTTGCACAAAGTGGAGTTGACCCTTTAACCCATTTTTTAGATTGCGGAAGCAGAGAGCTGCGCAGCCCGTGTAAAGCGTTTAATGCGAAAGCCTATTATGTAATGAATCGTGACGTGCAGTCTCATCGGATAGAGCCTGTTTTTCACTACCTACTCCATGGTAAGTGGGAAGGGCGTCCATTGAGATCACATGAGAGCTGA
- a CDS encoding NAD-dependent epimerase/dehydratase family protein — MRVLITGGAGFIGASLAKELAGQGGVTVVAVDNLLPQVHGDGVLRRRFPEDAQMIVGDVRNGDLLDQVISDLQPDFVVHFAAETGTSQSMSECSRHASVNVVGTAELVDALKRSNVRPLSILLASSRAVYGEGAWRSADGVSFYPGIRSRSQFLEMRWDFKSRDGRFAFPLAHFAPEVHPHPTSVYGATKLAQEHILEAWCAANDISLCILRFQNVYGIGQSPSNPYTGIINIFHHIARKAETIPLYEDGLITRDFVWIDDVVDCCIRALNQKIPGINTYDVGSGKSVTIAEVASVVADFHKAPAPVVTGQFREGDVRFATANISKTTADLGYVPKTSLQEGVFMVGEWLFSENPSSADL; from the coding sequence TTGAGAGTCTTGATTACAGGTGGCGCGGGCTTTATTGGCGCCTCTCTTGCAAAAGAATTAGCCGGTCAAGGTGGGGTTACCGTCGTCGCCGTGGATAACTTGCTACCGCAAGTTCATGGAGACGGTGTCCTGCGCCGTCGTTTTCCTGAAGATGCGCAAATGATTGTTGGGGACGTGCGAAATGGAGATTTGCTGGATCAAGTAATATCTGACCTGCAGCCGGATTTTGTTGTACATTTTGCGGCTGAAACGGGCACATCACAGTCGATGTCTGAGTGCAGTCGTCATGCCTCCGTGAACGTTGTTGGAACGGCGGAGCTTGTAGATGCACTTAAGCGTAGTAACGTTCGTCCTCTTAGCATTCTGCTTGCCTCAAGTCGCGCAGTTTATGGTGAAGGCGCTTGGCGTAGTGCGGACGGAGTTTCGTTTTACCCAGGAATTAGATCACGTTCGCAATTTCTCGAAATGCGATGGGATTTTAAGAGTAGGGATGGGAGATTTGCTTTTCCTTTAGCGCATTTTGCACCAGAAGTTCATCCTCACCCTACAAGTGTTTATGGCGCTACGAAACTGGCGCAAGAGCATATTTTGGAAGCTTGGTGCGCGGCCAACGATATTTCCCTATGCATTTTGAGATTTCAGAACGTCTATGGTATCGGCCAGTCTCCTTCCAACCCGTATACCGGTATAATTAATATATTTCATCATATAGCCCGGAAAGCAGAAACAATACCCCTTTATGAAGATGGGCTGATAACTCGCGATTTCGTGTGGATTGACGATGTGGTGGACTGTTGCATCAGGGCTTTGAATCAAAAAATACCGGGAATTAATACATACGATGTTGGTAGCGGTAAGTCTGTGACTATTGCAGAAGTAGCAAGTGTTGTTGCGGATTTTCATAAAGCTCCAGCTCCAGTCGTAACCGGGCAATTTAGAGAAGGTGATGTCCGATTTGCTACTGCTAACATATCCAAAACAACTGCTGACCTAGGGTACGTTCCAAAAACATCCCTTCAGGAGGGTGTTTTTATGGTGGGTGAGTGGTTGTTCTCTGAAAACCCTAGCTCCGCTGACCTGTAG